The sequence below is a genomic window from Clostridia bacterium.
ATCCCGCCGGCACTTCTTCAATCACCTCAAGGAAAACCGGCTGCTCCGGTGTGGCCTGCACCGTATCCGCCGCCCGGAAGGCGTAACCGTCATAAGGTGAACGGGAAAAAGGAGGAACATTCTCTTGAGCGACCAGGTTTTCACTGAGAACCCGTCCCAGCGCATCATGAAAATATACTTCCTCCGTTCCCGGTGGTGCGCCATGGGCCAAAAGCAGTTGTTGGGCTTCCTCCAGGGAAACGTTTCGCTTCATAAGCCAACTCCCCCCATAAAAAAATTCTTGTTCCCCGTTTGGAAACAAGAATTCGTAAACAAAAGAAGATAATTCTCCTTTCCAATCCGGGAGGCACCGCCGTTTCCAGCCGTACCCTGTGAGCTTATCGCTCAGGCTTATGATTCCTAGAAAACCCCGTAGAACCATAAGCTCGGAGAACACGAAAGCATGTTATTCTATTAACTTATTCTTAACCCCATTATACAACAAGGCCGGAAGGCACTCAAGTTACAAAACAATTACATCAAAGGTATAATTGTGATTTAGAACGGAGCAGGGTTTCCCGGGGCAGCGGCATCACGGAAGGAATAGACGTATCTTACTTCCACGAGTTTTTTCCCCATGATCTCACAAACCCCCGCGTTCCGTGCAAACCCGAACCTATTCCTCCGGCCTCTGGAGGACAAACTAAGCAAATTTCCTATCGTAGAGCAGGGCGGCAATGGCCACCACCAGTACGGAACCGGCGTTATGGACCAGGGCCCCGGTGGTGGGCGTCAACCAGCCCTGCAGGGACAGGTAAATAGCCGCAAAGTTGATGACCAGGGACAGGGAAATGCCGAACTTGATGGTCTTCACCGTCTCATTGGAGAGCCGCTTCAGGTACGGGATCTTGGTGAGGTCATCGCTCATCAAGGCGATGTCCGCCGCCTCCACGGCAATATCGCTGCCCATGGCGCCCATGGCCACCCCAACGGAAGCCGTTTTCAGGGCGGGGGCATCGTTCACCCCATCCCCAATCATGCAGACGGATTTACCCTCCTGCCGGAGCTGCTCAATCACCTGCACTTTCTCCTCCGGCAGCAGCTCCGCCCGCACGGCCGTGATCCCCACTTGCCTGGCAAAGTAATCCGCCGTGCGGCGGTTATCACCGGTCAGGAGCACCGTCCGGATATGCATCCGGCCCAGCCGGGCCACCATGTCCCGGGCAGCGGGGCGCAGCATGTCGGAAAGGCCGATGACACCGGCGCAAACCCCGTCCAGGCCCACCAACACCACCGCTTTCCCCTGATTCCGCAGGGTATCCAGCGTCTCAAGCACTGGCGGTACCAGGCTGTGCCCGTTCTCTTCTAAATACTTTTCCTGACCGCAGAACACGCGGCGACCGCTGACCTGGGCAAAAATACCTTTTCCGGCTTCCATCCGGAACTCCTCGATATCCGGCAGAGCCAGGTTCTTTTCCTTCGCCCGGGCCACGATGGCTTTCCCAAGGGGGTGTTCGCTTCTGGATTCCGCGGCCGCGGCCAGGGCCAGCAGGTCATCTTGGCCCAGGGCCGGGAAAAAGGAAATAATATCGCTCACCTGCAGGACCCCAAAGGTCAGGGTACCCGTCTTATCAAAAGCGATGGTATCCACCTGTCCCATCTTCTCCAGGGCTTCCCCGGATTTAATGATGACCCCGTGTTTCGTGGCCTGTCCAATGGCCGCCACAATCGCCGTCGGGGTAGCCAGCACCAGGGCGCAGGGGCAGAACACCACCAGGATCGTTACCCCGCGGACGATGTCCTGGGTAACCAAATACGTTACCACCGCCAAGAGCAGCGCCGCCGGCACCAGCCAGGCCGCCCACCGGTCCACAATCCGCTGGATGGGGGCCTGCTTGTCCTCGGCTTCCTTCACCAGGCGGATCAATTTCTGCAGGGAGCTGTCCTCCCCCACGCTGGTAGCTTCTATGTCAATGGCGCCAAAGCGGTTGATGGTGCCGCAAAAGACGGTATCCCCAACCCCCTTATCCACCGGCAGGGATTCCCCGGTCATAATGGCCTGGTCCACCGAGGTGCTGCCCCGGATGATGCGCCCGTCCACGGGAATGGCTTCCCCGGGCAGCACCCGCAAGATGTCCCCTACCCGGATTTCTTCCGTGTTGATCATCTCTTCGATACCTTTGCTGATGCGGCGCCCCTGTCGCGGGGTCAGGCTGATCAGCCCCTTCAGACCTTTCTTGGAACGCTCCACCGTTTTTTCTTCCAGGATACCGCCGATGGCCATAATAAAGGCAATTTCCCCGGCGGCAAAAACGTCCCCGATGGCGATGCAAGCAATCATGGCCAGGGATACCAGCAGTTCGGAAGTGATTTTGCTGATCCCTTCACTGTGGATGATATTCCAAACGGCCATATAAGCCATGGGCGTACCGCTGGTGATCACCGCCACCCAAGCCGGGTCCAGGGGTACTTCCATCTTCATGACAATGAGAACAAGGCTGGCCAAAAGAAAAATGCCGCTCACTATGGTCGCCGGTACCCCTGTTAATAACTCACGCAATTTCTGCAATCCCTTCAAACCCTCCCCGCTGCTTTGCCAATCGATGAATAGCAAAATCTTACATGCCATAGGACAGGATGTTCGCTATTATTATATGGATATTTATTCATATGTTCAATAGACAACCCCGGTTCCTTGGTCAATTA
It includes:
- a CDS encoding cation-translocating P-type ATPase, whose product is MACKILLFIDWQSSGEGLKGLQKLRELLTGVPATIVSGIFLLASLVLIVMKMEVPLDPAWVAVITSGTPMAYMAVWNIIHSEGISKITSELLVSLAMIACIAIGDVFAAGEIAFIMAIGGILEEKTVERSKKGLKGLISLTPRQGRRISKGIEEMINTEEIRVGDILRVLPGEAIPVDGRIIRGSTSVDQAIMTGESLPVDKGVGDTVFCGTINRFGAIDIEATSVGEDSSLQKLIRLVKEAEDKQAPIQRIVDRWAAWLVPAALLLAVVTYLVTQDIVRGVTILVVFCPCALVLATPTAIVAAIGQATKHGVIIKSGEALEKMGQVDTIAFDKTGTLTFGVLQVSDIISFFPALGQDDLLALAAAAESRSEHPLGKAIVARAKEKNLALPDIEEFRMEAGKGIFAQVSGRRVFCGQEKYLEENGHSLVPPVLETLDTLRNQGKAVVLVGLDGVCAGVIGLSDMLRPAARDMVARLGRMHIRTVLLTGDNRRTADYFARQVGITAVRAELLPEEKVQVIEQLRQEGKSVCMIGDGVNDAPALKTASVGVAMGAMGSDIAVEAADIALMSDDLTKIPYLKRLSNETVKTIKFGISLSLVINFAAIYLSLQGWLTPTTGALVHNAGSVLVVAIAALLYDRKFA